One Nicotiana sylvestris chromosome 12, ASM39365v2, whole genome shotgun sequence genomic window carries:
- the LOC138883715 gene encoding uncharacterized protein, translated as MSKIPIMLKSNGNWDNYGRFRDFEVDAIVVDDNASYGILSSTIAEQLSIDTSDKIIEIKYIVNENCPPMEIRNDMGVRVYMETKKENKNLGSYPLCISVRDFNMELAINNESTSAGSSGSLNLLEFPSSPAIEEYQSEIITESTQTYIEEGQVYQDKQTVAAAMKNYSVMHKFQFRVKRSSHRSYWLICVAESCKWHFKATSINDSAMFKIRSFSRQHTCCLMDETFIQRKRTAAVLGSMVVPKYCDPKTVYTPKDIQTDMLSEHGLNLSYMQAWRAKEKALQFLRGNPCDSYNKLPKYFYILEKNYPCSVVKLKKAADDCFLYAFVALCTSINGWQHCRPVVVVDGTFLKSAYRGIMLTASTMDAAGTIFPLAYAVVDSENDASWHESILKATSVVYPGLAHYSCMWHIWTNIRSKFKKGHLQLHELYFATARSYTLDEFNERMLKIEEVDLRVKSYLYDIGYHRWSRVHATVNRTFTMTSNIAESLNAVTKDARELPIFDLFEYMRTLLERWTKEKLSKAKGTFTYLGHKYNKELEDNSTLSQKLRVRASTDHIHTVLDGVKRYIVCLENKKCSCGQFQLDELPCAHALAALRHRNETYENYCSPYYTRKSLLLTYEMPVNPLPDEGKWDVPQHILDEVVKPPAGDKRQPGRPHKERYKTFDEIKSKKYKVSCGNCGGEGHNKRTCKNAPKKK; from the exons atgtcaaaaatcccaataaTGCTGAAATCGAATGGTAATTGGGATAACTATGGTAGATTTAGAGATTTTGAAGTTGATGCCATTGTGGTAGATGATAATGCAAGCTACGGAATTCTCAGTTCTACAATTGCAGAACAATTATCGATTGATACATCGgataaaattatagaaatcaaatacattgtgaaCGAGAATTGTCCTCCAATGGAGATTAGGAATGATATGGGGGTTCGTGTGTACATGGAAaccaaaaaggagaataaaaacttaggttcgtatcctttatgtataagcgtaagagatttcaatatggaattggcaATCAACAATGAAAGCACCAGTGCAG GTTCGTCTGGATCCCTAAACTTACTTGAATTTCCATCCTCACCAGCTATAGaggaatatcaaagtgaaataataactgaatCTACGCAAACATATATTGAAGAAGGACAAGTTTATCAGGACAAGCAAACAGTAGCTGCTGCAATGAAGAATTATTCAGTGATGCACAAGTTCCAGTTCAGAGTAAAAAGATCTAGTCATAGAAG CTACTGGCTTATATGTGTTGCTGAAAGCTGTAAATGGCATTTCAAGGCAACGTCAATTAATGATTCGGCAATGTTCAAGATAAGAAGTTTCAGCCGTCAACACACATGCTGCCTAATGGACGAAACATTCATACAACGCAAACGTACTGCAGCAGTACTTGGTAGCATGGTCGTTCCAAAGTATTGTGATCCTAAGACTGTTTACACACCAAAGGACATACAAACTGACATGTTATCCGAACATGGACTGAAcctaagctacatgcaagcatggagagcaaaggaaaaagctttacagtttttgagagggaatccgtgtgactcctacaacaaattacccaaatatttttatattcttgagaagaattatccttgtTCTGTTGTTAAATTGAAGAAGGCAGCAGATGATTGCTTCTTATacgcatttgttgctctttgtacaTCAATAAATGGTTGGCAACATTGTAGGCCGGTAGTAGTGGTTGATGGGACATTCTTAAAGTCAGCCTACAGGGGGATTATGCTGACAGCAAGCACCATGGATGCAGCAG GTACTATTTTTCCCTTGGCATATGCTGTGGTTGATTCTGAAAACGACGCGTCTTG GCATGAGAGTATACTAAAGGCAACATCAGTTGTCTATCCGGGATTGGCACACTACTCTTGCATGTGGCATATATGGACAAATAtaaggtcaaaattcaagaagggacatctacaattacatgaattgtactttgctacagcacggtcatacactctggatgaatttaatgaaaggatgttGAAGATTGAAGAGGTAGACCTGCGTGTAAAGTCTTACCTATAtgatattggctatcatagatggtCAAGAGTACATGCAACGGTGAATAGAACTTTTACTATGACGTCAAACATTGCCGAGTCGTTGAATGCTGTAACAAAAGATGCAAGAGAGCTTCCAATATTTGATCTATTTGAGTATATGAGGACTCTTCTTGAACGTTGGACAAAAGAAAAGTTATCGAAGGCAAAGGGTACTTTCACATACCTTGGTCACAAATACAACAAAGAATTGGAAGACAACAGTACATTATCTCAGAAACTAAgg gtgagggcttcaacagatcatatacatactgtgttagatggtgtgaagcggtacattgtgtgtctagaaaacaagaaatgtagctgtggacaattccaacttgatgaacttCCATGTGCGCATGCTTTGGCAGCATTAAGGCATAGGAATGAAACATACGAAAACTATTGCTCTCCGTATTACACAAGGAAGAGCCTTCTGCTTACCTATGAAATGCCAGTAAATCCTCTTCCTGATGAAGGCAAATGGGATGTGCCACAACATATTTTGGATGAGGTAGTAAAGCCACCGGCGGGAGATAAAAGGCAGCCAGGGAGACCTCACAAGGAAAGATATAAAACATTTGATGAAATAAAGTCAAAGAAATACAAGGTGTCATGTGGCAATTGTGGAggtgaagggcataacaaaagaaCTTGCAAGAATGCGCCGAAAAAGAAATGA